The proteins below are encoded in one region of Fulvia fulva chromosome 9, complete sequence:
- a CDS encoding Mitosis inhibitor protein kinase wee1, giving the protein MELDISPHHSPGGNMHMLSPTHHHPHSRSPHLDGFNTIRQIRRSLSRSPSKPSRFALLTTKGPSSPNAPMAPAPRSPSGLSRAFSVDSSSHDQRTKISSASRTGLVRTRSRRTSPTNSPLRRALSDNTNHPSATPRYATRRTSTEQDQENMDCSDDAVKTAPESRVGEAIKFDFVKPDRFLQPVLREHASPMKSSPLKRSDGVMNLEAASLGSPRSSKRRSLHGTSLGPEFNIFDQAFDTAQNGTADGVEEKETEKDAQPIFSWNAPAASSPQRRPFSLRKSTLSQRAGSGRKNLFADALREGSSSPSLSRVRSRISLDGALPLRSPDMDSSLRRSTASDPPVLFPPPSQKLYQSAPKPHPLSHALTPSSSTSSVAAEDHKDHDTAVAPALDFQDIPKDAQPEGPKPPPGFSRSLPIGAMRPKQDSSQGSQATPAFKMAKPLPQAFMSTGLISKRHRHIDGAPAALFQSTNMPDTPSKKATHIHFGASPAPSALGKVVKPMHEFGSPSTPFNGRVSKISPESFGEGVNIFGSRVGQPQLTRRSSFLSIDDEVNNSPTHKLESQASNDDLPPTPTKSMSTTSRPQSKGKSNSLRSSLFGRRTSLGPDTFASPADREHSPTPDDESPSPVAIRKTAERHSPHTPHESFTPPDPSSLSISVEDRSSGLFNSNSFPPATPTGPRNESFGISIGLGHSQFQSNASSGYFANDVDTSMTSRFGDVKSIGMGEFSQVYQVAKPVADSTSAAAVSAKAMSPGSAIWAVKKSRRPYSGLKDRQRKMQEVHILKALCGNEHVVELVDSWESKNHLYIQTEYCEEGNLKDFLTSTGFKGRLDDFRIWKILLELSWGVKSIHNADFIHLDLKPANVFIDWEGVLKIGDFGMASSWPAPAGIDGEGDREYIGPEVLCGRFDKPADIFSLGMIMLEIAGNIVLPDNGASWQRLRAGDLSDLPSLTWSSDSSLVRDDSGDPIELLNGQSNESLCTSHQGDDDLSFLRPQMPKMARGHDLVTPPNFMVDPSDPESLDRIVNWMISPDPERRPTVDQLLAVGGVQWVGQRRRAGATVYEGSWGPANDVLNHGQEQDDVEMTDI; this is encoded by the exons ATGGAATTGGACATCTCGCCACACCACTCGCCCGGTGGAAACATGCACATGCTGTCTCCCACCCACCATCATCCGCACTCGAGATCACCACACCTGGACGGCTTCAATACCATTCGCCAGATTCGGCGCTCTCTCTCCCGCTCTCCATCGAAGCCATCGAGGTTTGCGCTTCTCACTACGAAAGGTCCCTCCTCGCCGAATGCGCCCATGGCACCTGCGCCTCGATCGCCTTCAGGTTTGAGTCGCGCATTCAGTGTAGATTCATCCTCACACGACCAGAGAACGAAGATCTCGTCTGCATCGCGCACTGGTCTGGTTCGAACGCGATCGCGCAGGACATCTCCCACCAACAGCCCACTTCGACGCGCGCTCAGCGATAACACGAACCACCCCAGCGCGACTCCGAGATACGCGACCCGCCGGACTTCAACCGAGCAAGATCAAGAGAACATGGATTGCAGCGATGATGCAGTGAAGACTGCGCCTGAGTCGCGAGTTGGTGAAGCCATCAAATTTGACTTTGTAAAGCCGGACAGATTCCTGCAACCTGTGCTGCGAGAGCACGCATCGCCAATGAAATCCAGCCCTCTGAAACGCAGCGATGGTGTCATGAACCTTGAAGCAGCAAGCTTGGGCAGCCCTCGAAGTAGCAAGCGTCGCAGTCTGCACGGCACCTCACTTGGACCCGAGTTCAATATATTTGATCAGGCATTTGACACTGCACAAAACGGGACTGCAGATGGTGTTGAGGAGAAGGAAACTGAAAAAGATGCCCAACCTATCTTCTCTTGGAATGCGCCAGCAGCCAGCTCGCCACAACGACGACCATTCAGTTTGCGCAAGTCCACATTATCACAGCGCGCTGGATCTGGCCGGAAGAACCTCTTCGCAGATGCGCTACGGGAGGGCTCGAGTAGTCCATCTCTCAGCAGAGTACGATCCCGAATCTCGCTAGACGGCGCGCTACCGCTACGAAGTCCTGATATGGACTCATCTCTGCGTCGCAGCACTGCCAGCGACCCACCAGTCTTGTTCCCGCCACCGTCGCAGAAACTCTACCAGTCGGCACCAAAGCCACACCCGCTGTCTCACGCTCTGACACCATCCTCATCGACATCAAGCGTCGCCGCAGAGGATCACAAAGACCACGACACCGCTGTTGCTCCCGCCTTGGACTTTCAGGACATCCCAAAGGACGCCCAACCAGAAGGCCCAAAGCCGCCGCCGGGCTTTTCGAGGTCACTTCCAATCGGCGCAATGCGACCCAAGCAAGACTCCAGTCAAGGTTCCCAGGCAACGCCCGCTTTTAAGATGGCAAAGCCACTGCCTCAAGCCTTCATGTCGACTGGCCTGATATCGAAGCGACATCGTCACATTGACGGCGCGCCAGCTGCCCTGTTTCAGAGCACCAACATGCCAGATACGCCGTCGAAGAAAGCAACTCATATTCACTTTGGCGCCAGTCCAGCACCATCAGCATTGGGCAAAGTGGTCAAGCCCATGCACGAATTTGGCAGCCCCAGCACGCCCTTCAATGGTCGAGTGTCCAAGATCTCTCCCGAGTCGTTTGGAGAAGGTGTCAACATCTTCGGGTCACGAGTTGGCCAACCCCAGCTCACTCGAAGGAGCAGCTTCCTCAGTATCGACGACGAGGTCAACAACTCGCCCACCCATAAATTGGAGAGCCAGGCTAGCAACGATGACTTACCACCGACACCAACCAAGTCAATGTCGACGACCTCCCGCCCACAGTCTAAAGGAAAGAGTAACAGTCTTCGCAGCAGCCTGTTTGGAAGGAGGACATCGCTAGGACCTGACACGTTTGCCTCACCTGCCGACCGTGAGCATTCGCCAACGCCAGATGACGAAT CACCAAGCCCGGTGGCCATTCGCAAGACCGCGGAGAGGCATTCTCCACATACACCGCACGAGTCTTTTACTCCCCCGGACCCAAGCAGCTTATCGATCTCCGTCGAGGATCGTAGCTCAGGGCTGTTCAACAGCAATAGCTTTCCACCTGCCACGCCTACTGGGCCCAGAAACGAGAGCTTTGGGATCAGCATTGGACTTGGACACAGCCAATTCCAAAGCAACGCCTCGTCCGGATACTTCGCCAACGACGTCGACACTTCCATGACTTCAAGGTTTGGTGATGTCAAGTCGATTGGCATGGGAGAGTTCTCGCAAGTCTACCAAGTTGCAAAGCCGGTGGCGGACAGCACATCAGCAGCCGCCGTATCAGCAAAGGCCATGAGCCCCGGTAGCGCAATATGGGCGGTGAAGAAGTCCCGACGACCATACTCTGGACTTAAGGACCGTCAACGCAAGATGCAAGAAGTGCACATCCTCAAGGCACTTTGCGGCAACGAGCATGTCGTGGAATTGGTCGACAGCTGGGAGTCTAAGAACCACCTGTACATCCAGACCGAGTACTGCGAAGAAGGCAACCTCAAGGACTTCCTCACGTCTACTGGTTTCAAGGGACGCCTTGACGACTTTCGCATCTGGAAAATCTTGCTCGAGTTGTCATGGGGCGTCAAGTCGATACACAATGCAGACTTTATCCACCTTGATTTGAAGCCTGCGAACGTGTTCATAGACTGGGAAGGGGTGCTGAAGATTGGCGACTTTGGCATGGCAAGTTCATGGCCTGCGCCTGCTGGCATTGATGGTGAAGGAGATCGCGAATACATTGGACCCGAGGTGCTCTGCGGACGTTTCGACAAGCCAGCCGACATCTTCTCGCTCGGTATGATCATGCTTGAGATTGCCGGTAACATCGTCCTTCCTGACAATGGAGCATCATGGCAACGATTGCGAGCTGGTGACCTTAGCGACTTGCCAAGCTTGACTTGGAGCTCAGACAGCAGTCTCGTTCGAGACGACTCTGGAGACCCGATCGAACTCTTGAACGGCCAGTCGAATGAGTCCTTATGTACATCGCATCAGGGCGACGACGACCTGAGCTTCTTGCGACCACAAATGCCCAAGATGGCTCGCGGTCACGATCTGGTGACACCTCCCAATTTCATGGTCGACCCATCAGACCCGGAGTCTCTTGATCGGATTGTGAACTGGATGATCTCACCGGATCCTGAGCGACGTCCAACCGTTGACCAGCTCTTGGCAGTCGGGGGTGTGCAGTGGGTCGGCCAGCGTAGGCGTGCTGGTGCCACTGTCTACGAAGGCAGCTGGGGTCCCGCAAACGATGTGCTCAATCACGGACAAGAACAAGACGATGTCGAAATGACTGACATCTGA